The Lynx canadensis isolate LIC74 chromosome D1, mLynCan4.pri.v2, whole genome shotgun sequence genome has a segment encoding these proteins:
- the PGGHG gene encoding protein-glucosylgalactosylhydroxylysine glucosidase isoform X1 — protein sequence MEDASEDPTVFSAHSLPGDPRLLATVTNTYLGTRVYHDTLHVSGVYNGACGDTHRAILPSPLNVQLEAPAETGNQLTKTFALDTNTGSFLHTLEGPSFRASQRLYAHRTLPHVLAFSVSITRMAGESRPITVLLQSTFSPESPDLHLHLGPDFQGARYLCGHTLTPEQPGGPQQEVHMLWTPVPPALTLGESEEDRTWEFLTVVGGSQAEAQACLTEALQLQAGAALYPAHAQAWAQLWAGCGLDVVGPLPLRQALRGALYYLLSALPQPGAPGYASHGLSPGGLSNGSREECYWGHVFWDQDLWMFPNILMFHPEAARALLEYRIRTLGGALDNARRLGYQGAKFAWESAGSGLEVCPEAIYGTQEIHINGAVVLAFQLYYHATQDLQLFREAGGWDVVRAVAEFWCSRVEWSPEEEKYHLKGVMPPDEYHPGVDNSAYTNVLVQNSLRFAAALAQDLAQPVPSEWLAVADKIKVPFDPRRNFHPEFDGYQPGEEVKQADVVLLGYPIPFHLSPHTRRKNLEIYEAVTSPKGPAMTWSMFAVGWMELKEPRRAQDLLERSFANITEPFKVWTENADGSGAVNFLTGMGGFLQAALFGFAGFRITGAGMTFDPMCLAEVSGVRIYGISYQGNKLDFSFSEDSVTIEVKTRAGPWAPLLEAELWPSHTRLPLLPGYRVSFPSSAGRIQRSLS from the exons ATGGAGGATGCCAGCGAGGACCCCACCGTATTCAGTGCCCATTCTCTGCCCGGTGACCCCCGGCTCTTGGCCACCGTGACCAACACATACTTGGGCACGCGTGTGTATCACGACACGCTGCATGTGAGCGGCGTGTACAATGGGGCTTGTGGGGACACACACCGGGCCATTCTGCCTAGTCCCCTCAACGTCCAGCTGGAGGCCCCTGCAGAGACCGGAAATCAGCTGACCAAGACCTTTGCCCTGGACACTAATACAG gctcctttCTGCACACTCTAGAGGGCCCCAGCTTCCGGGCCTCCCAGCGCCTCTACGCCCACCGCACGCTGCCTCACGTCCTGGCTTTCAGTGTGTCCATCACCCGCATGGCCGGGGAGAGCCGGCCCATTACGGTGCTGCTGCAGTCGACCTTCTCCCCAGAAAGCCCGGACCTTCACCTGCATCTGGGTCCTGACTTCCAGGGAGCCCG GTACCTTTGTGGCCACACACTCACCCCAGAGCAACCTGGGGGGCCGCAGCAGGAGGTACACATGCTATGGACACCAGTGCCCCCAGCCCTGACCCTCGGGGAAAGCGAAGAAGACCGGACCTGGGAGTTCCTGACCGTGGTGGGCGGCAGCCAGGCGGAGGCCCAAGCCTGCCTCACGGAGGCCCTGCAGCTGCAGGCGGGGGCCGCTCTGTACCCTGCCCACGCCCAGGCCTGGGCCCAGCTCTGGGCTGGCTGTGGCCTGGACGTGGTGGGGCCCCTACCTCTGCGCCAGGCCCTGCGTGGTGCCCTCTATTACCTGCTCAGTGCGCTGCCCCAGCCGGGGGCCCCAGGGTACGCCAGCCATGGCCTCAGCCCTGGGGGCCTGTCCAATGGGAGCCGAGAGGAATGCTACTGGGGCCATGTCTTCTGGGACCAG GATCTCTGGATGTTCCCAAATATCCTGATGTTCCACCCAGAGGCCGCCAGGGCCCTCCTGGAGTACCGCATCCGGACGCTGGGTGGGGCCCTAGACAATGCCCGGAGGCTGGGCTACCAG GGAGCCAAGTTTGCCTGGGAGAGCGCGGGCTCTGGTCTGGAGGTGTGTCCGGAGGCCATTTATGGGACCCAGGAAATTCACATAAACGGAGCTGTGGTGTTGGCTTTCCAGCTTTACTACCACGCCACCCAG GACTTGCAGCTCTTCCGAGAGGCCGGTGGCTGGGACGTTGTCAGGGCTGTGGCTGAGTTTTGGTGTAGCCGTGTGGAGTGGAGCCCTGAGGAGGAGAAGTACCACCTGAAGG GAGTCATGCCCCCCGACGAGTACCATCCGGGGGTCGACAACTCGGCGTACACCAACGTCCTGGTCCAGAACAG CCTGCGCTTTGCGGCTGCCCTGGCCCAGGACCTGGCTCAGCCTGTCCCCAGTGAATGGCTGGCGGTGGCCGATAAGATCAAGGTGCCCTTCGACCCAAGGCGGAACTTCCACCCTGAGTTTGACGGGTACCAGCCTG GAGAAGAGGTGAAGCAGGCAGATGTCGTGCTCCTGGGATACCCCATCCCTTTCCACTTGAGTCCTCATACCCGCAGGAAAAACCTAGAGATTTATGAGGCCGTGACGTCCCCAAAGGGCCCTGCCATGACCTGG AGCATGTTTGCAGTGGGCTGGATGGAGCTGAAGGAGCCACGGCGGGCGCAGGACCTCCTGGAGAGGAGCTTTGCCAACATCACGGAGCCCTTCAAG GTGTGGACAGAGAATGCAGATGGGTCCGGCGCTGTGAACTTCCTGACGGGCATGGGGGGCTTCCTGCAGGCAGCACTGTTCGGATTCGCGGGGTTCAG gaTCACAGGGGCTGGCATGACCTTCGACCCCATGTGTCTGGCAGAGGTCTCTGGGGTACGCATCTACGGCATCTCTTACCAAGGGAACAAGCTTGACTTCTCCTTCTCCGAGGACTCAGTGACGATCGAGGTTAAAACCCGGGCAGGGCCCTGGGCCCCCCTGCTGGAGGCTGAGCTGTGGCCATCACACACTCGACTCCCCCTGCTCCCAG gGTACAGagtctcctttccctcctcagcTGGACGGATACAGAGGTCACTCTCGTAG
- the IFITM5 gene encoding interferon-induced transmembrane protein 5 → MDTSYPREDPRAPTPRKDGAAHTALTVGAPRPPPRDHLIWSVFSTLYLNLCCLGFLALAYSIKARDQKVAGDLEAARRFGSKAKCYNILATMWALVPPLLLLALVVTGALHLSRLAKDSAAFFSTKFDDSDYD, encoded by the exons ATGGACACGTCGTACCCCCGCGAGGACCCCCGGGCCCCGACGCCCCGCAAGGACGGCGCCGCCCACACGGCCCTCACTGTGGGGGCGCCGCGACCCCCACCTCGAGACCACCTGATCTGGTCGGTGTTCAGCACCCTCTACCTGAACCTGTGCTGCCTCGGCTTCCTGGCGCTGGCCTACTCCATCAAG GCCCGAGACCAGAAGGTGGCTGGAGACCTGGAGGCAGCCCGGCGTTTTGGCTCCAAGGCCAAGTGCTACAACATCCTGGCCACGATGTGGGCGTTGGTACCGCCTCTCCTGCTCCTGGCGCTGGTGGTGACCGGTGCCCTGCACCTGTCCCGGCTGGCCAAGGACTCTGCTGCCTTCTTTAGCACCAAGTTCGACGACTCGGACTATGACTGA
- the PGGHG gene encoding protein-glucosylgalactosylhydroxylysine glucosidase isoform X2 codes for MEDASEDPTVFSAHSLPGDPRLLATVTNTYLGTRVYHDTLHVSGVYNGACGDTHRAILPSPLNVQLEAPAETGNQLTKTFALDTNTGSHHCPAPPHPRYLCGHTLTPEQPGGPQQEVHMLWTPVPPALTLGESEEDRTWEFLTVVGGSQAEAQACLTEALQLQAGAALYPAHAQAWAQLWAGCGLDVVGPLPLRQALRGALYYLLSALPQPGAPGYASHGLSPGGLSNGSREECYWGHVFWDQDLWMFPNILMFHPEAARALLEYRIRTLGGALDNARRLGYQGAKFAWESAGSGLEVCPEAIYGTQEIHINGAVVLAFQLYYHATQDLQLFREAGGWDVVRAVAEFWCSRVEWSPEEEKYHLKGVMPPDEYHPGVDNSAYTNVLVQNSLRFAAALAQDLAQPVPSEWLAVADKIKVPFDPRRNFHPEFDGYQPGEEVKQADVVLLGYPIPFHLSPHTRRKNLEIYEAVTSPKGPAMTWSMFAVGWMELKEPRRAQDLLERSFANITEPFKVWTENADGSGAVNFLTGMGGFLQAALFGFAGFRITGAGMTFDPMCLAEVSGVRIYGISYQGNKLDFSFSEDSVTIEVKTRAGPWAPLLEAELWPSHTRLPLLPGYRVSFPSSAGRIQRSLS; via the exons ATGGAGGATGCCAGCGAGGACCCCACCGTATTCAGTGCCCATTCTCTGCCCGGTGACCCCCGGCTCTTGGCCACCGTGACCAACACATACTTGGGCACGCGTGTGTATCACGACACGCTGCATGTGAGCGGCGTGTACAATGGGGCTTGTGGGGACACACACCGGGCCATTCTGCCTAGTCCCCTCAACGTCCAGCTGGAGGCCCCTGCAGAGACCGGAAATCAGCTGACCAAGACCTTTGCCCTGGACACTAATACAGGTAGCCACCACTGTCCCGCTCCCCCACACCCAAG GTACCTTTGTGGCCACACACTCACCCCAGAGCAACCTGGGGGGCCGCAGCAGGAGGTACACATGCTATGGACACCAGTGCCCCCAGCCCTGACCCTCGGGGAAAGCGAAGAAGACCGGACCTGGGAGTTCCTGACCGTGGTGGGCGGCAGCCAGGCGGAGGCCCAAGCCTGCCTCACGGAGGCCCTGCAGCTGCAGGCGGGGGCCGCTCTGTACCCTGCCCACGCCCAGGCCTGGGCCCAGCTCTGGGCTGGCTGTGGCCTGGACGTGGTGGGGCCCCTACCTCTGCGCCAGGCCCTGCGTGGTGCCCTCTATTACCTGCTCAGTGCGCTGCCCCAGCCGGGGGCCCCAGGGTACGCCAGCCATGGCCTCAGCCCTGGGGGCCTGTCCAATGGGAGCCGAGAGGAATGCTACTGGGGCCATGTCTTCTGGGACCAG GATCTCTGGATGTTCCCAAATATCCTGATGTTCCACCCAGAGGCCGCCAGGGCCCTCCTGGAGTACCGCATCCGGACGCTGGGTGGGGCCCTAGACAATGCCCGGAGGCTGGGCTACCAG GGAGCCAAGTTTGCCTGGGAGAGCGCGGGCTCTGGTCTGGAGGTGTGTCCGGAGGCCATTTATGGGACCCAGGAAATTCACATAAACGGAGCTGTGGTGTTGGCTTTCCAGCTTTACTACCACGCCACCCAG GACTTGCAGCTCTTCCGAGAGGCCGGTGGCTGGGACGTTGTCAGGGCTGTGGCTGAGTTTTGGTGTAGCCGTGTGGAGTGGAGCCCTGAGGAGGAGAAGTACCACCTGAAGG GAGTCATGCCCCCCGACGAGTACCATCCGGGGGTCGACAACTCGGCGTACACCAACGTCCTGGTCCAGAACAG CCTGCGCTTTGCGGCTGCCCTGGCCCAGGACCTGGCTCAGCCTGTCCCCAGTGAATGGCTGGCGGTGGCCGATAAGATCAAGGTGCCCTTCGACCCAAGGCGGAACTTCCACCCTGAGTTTGACGGGTACCAGCCTG GAGAAGAGGTGAAGCAGGCAGATGTCGTGCTCCTGGGATACCCCATCCCTTTCCACTTGAGTCCTCATACCCGCAGGAAAAACCTAGAGATTTATGAGGCCGTGACGTCCCCAAAGGGCCCTGCCATGACCTGG AGCATGTTTGCAGTGGGCTGGATGGAGCTGAAGGAGCCACGGCGGGCGCAGGACCTCCTGGAGAGGAGCTTTGCCAACATCACGGAGCCCTTCAAG GTGTGGACAGAGAATGCAGATGGGTCCGGCGCTGTGAACTTCCTGACGGGCATGGGGGGCTTCCTGCAGGCAGCACTGTTCGGATTCGCGGGGTTCAG gaTCACAGGGGCTGGCATGACCTTCGACCCCATGTGTCTGGCAGAGGTCTCTGGGGTACGCATCTACGGCATCTCTTACCAAGGGAACAAGCTTGACTTCTCCTTCTCCGAGGACTCAGTGACGATCGAGGTTAAAACCCGGGCAGGGCCCTGGGCCCCCCTGCTGGAGGCTGAGCTGTGGCCATCACACACTCGACTCCCCCTGCTCCCAG gGTACAGagtctcctttccctcctcagcTGGACGGATACAGAGGTCACTCTCGTAG